In the genome of Cupriavidus taiwanensis, one region contains:
- a CDS encoding zf-HC2 domain-containing protein, with translation MPETPPSRPPRRLLPDCEEVHHLTMKSLDLPLSWGERLRVRSHLAICDACTRFSAQMRTLREAMHRLGREE, from the coding sequence ATGCCGGAAACCCCACCCTCCCGCCCGCCGCGCCGGCTGCTGCCGGATTGCGAAGAGGTCCACCACCTGACCATGAAGAGCCTGGACCTGCCGCTGTCGTGGGGCGAGCGGCTGCGCGTGCGCTCGCACCTGGCCATCTGCGATGCCTGCACCCGCTTCAGCGCGCAGATGCGCACGCTGCGCGAAGCCATGCACCGGCTGGGGCGCGAGGAATGA